A section of the Streptomyces sp. NBC_00178 genome encodes:
- a CDS encoding DUF4192 domain-containing protein: protein MNDNHESSGPSDVQEITLRSPAELADALPYLMGFHPNDSVVMVALHGGRGRFGGRLRLGIPHDPQEWAPVAAQLAQSLIAGSEKRDSRPDAIVVFLCQDPAGGEAAPEVMERLRPLAQSLRTACGALDVPVLEALCISDGRYWSYCCPDRRCCPAEGNPLALPGTTVMAAAAAYAGIQVRGSLRDMESGLTPWRTTAAAEQERALDSAGAVMVARILDADGRGEVARETLSLARRLMDRLCGVPAGNPANADDRDDRLIGPDEAAALILGLQDRETRDRAAEWMEGGDAQSALRLWRALARRCVGPYVEHSAAPLSLAGWVSWSTGDEASARVALGLALRADPDYTFAQLLHQACNQGLDPETLRRCLRGERELRDGDVAKSTPDPDATRPPGSRPERERRCAAVPKQGPKPSCAPAPSEKRDPACPPAPQQGRVRDGRRPSGSGPRPNASGRGPRPDGSGGRRAVRDARRGGRYGTESAADGG from the coding sequence ATGAACGACAACCACGAATCCAGCGGTCCGTCCGACGTGCAGGAGATCACCCTGCGCAGTCCCGCGGAACTCGCCGACGCCCTTCCGTACCTGATGGGATTCCATCCGAACGACAGCGTGGTCATGGTCGCCCTGCACGGCGGGCGGGGCCGTTTCGGGGGCCGGTTGCGGCTGGGCATCCCGCACGATCCGCAGGAGTGGGCGCCGGTGGCCGCCCAGCTCGCGCAGAGCCTCATCGCGGGAAGCGAGAAGCGGGACTCCCGTCCGGACGCCATCGTCGTCTTCCTCTGCCAGGACCCGGCCGGGGGAGAGGCCGCTCCCGAGGTCATGGAGCGGCTCAGGCCGCTGGCGCAGAGCCTGCGCACCGCCTGCGGCGCGCTCGATGTCCCCGTGCTCGAGGCGCTGTGCATCTCGGACGGCCGCTACTGGTCCTACTGCTGCCCCGACCGCCGCTGCTGCCCGGCCGAGGGCAATCCGCTGGCACTTCCGGGGACCACGGTCATGGCCGCGGCAGCCGCGTACGCCGGCATCCAGGTCCGAGGGTCGCTGCGCGACATGGAGTCCGGGCTCACGCCCTGGCGGACTACGGCCGCGGCGGAGCAGGAGCGCGCGCTGGACTCGGCCGGTGCCGTGATGGTGGCCCGGATCCTCGACGCCGACGGGCGGGGTGAGGTGGCACGGGAGACCCTGTCGCTCGCGCGCCGGCTCATGGACCGCCTGTGCGGTGTGCCGGCCGGGAATCCCGCGAACGCGGACGACAGGGACGACCGCCTGATCGGCCCGGACGAAGCGGCGGCCCTCATCCTCGGTCTGCAGGACCGTGAGACGAGGGACCGGGCCGCCGAGTGGATGGAGGGCGGCGATGCGCAGAGCGCGCTGAGGCTGTGGAGGGCGCTCGCCCGTCGCTGCGTGGGCCCGTACGTCGAGCATTCCGCCGCTCCGCTCTCTCTGGCGGGCTGGGTCTCGTGGTCCACGGGTGACGAGGCGTCCGCCAGGGTGGCCCTCGGGCTCGCGCTGCGGGCGGACCCCGACTACACCTTCGCGCAGCTGCTGCATCAGGCGTGCAACCAGGGTCTGGATCCGGAGACGCTTCGCCGTTGTCTGCGCGGTGAGCGGGAGCTGCGGGACGGTGACGTCGCGAAGAGCACCCCGGACCCGGACGCCACACGGCCTCCTGGATCCCGCCCGGAACGCGAGCGCAGGTGTGCCGCGGTTCCGAAGCAGGGGCCAAAGCCCTCGTGCGCTCCCGCTCCGTCCGAGAAGCGCGATCCCGCGTGCCCCCCTGCCCCGCAGCAGGGACGGGTCCGGGACGGCAGGCGCCCATCGGGCTCCGGCCCTCGGCCGAACGCGTCGGGCAGGGGACCCCGGCCCGACGGGTCGGGAGGCCGACGCGCGGTCCGCGACGCCCGGAGGGGCGGCAGGTACGGCACCGAGAGCGCCGCGGACGGGGGCTGA
- a CDS encoding NUDIX hydrolase, translating into MPPYDPSTFPPFAVTVDLVVLTVRRHALCALVVRRGESPFQGRWALPGGFVRTDEDLGAAAARELVEETGLCAHDPAAPAVGNGAHLEQLATYGDPGRDPRMRVVSVAHLALAPDLPAPRAGGDANSARWAPVADLLGAGSVFGADDEQSATLAFDHARILDDGVERARSKIEYSSLATAFCPPEFTVGELRRVYEAVWGVVLDPRNFHRKVTGTPGFLVPSGGTTTRQGGRPAQLFRSGAATVLNPPMLRPEV; encoded by the coding sequence ATGCCGCCCTACGACCCGTCGACGTTCCCGCCCTTCGCCGTCACCGTCGATCTGGTTGTCCTCACGGTGCGCCGGCACGCTTTGTGCGCCTTGGTGGTCCGCCGTGGCGAATCGCCCTTCCAGGGCAGGTGGGCACTGCCGGGCGGGTTCGTCCGTACCGACGAGGATCTCGGAGCGGCGGCCGCGCGTGAGCTCGTCGAGGAGACGGGACTCTGCGCACACGACCCGGCCGCACCCGCCGTCGGTAACGGCGCCCACCTCGAACAGCTCGCGACCTACGGCGATCCCGGGCGTGACCCCCGGATGCGGGTCGTCAGCGTCGCCCATCTCGCGCTCGCGCCGGATCTGCCCGCACCACGTGCGGGGGGCGATGCGAACAGTGCGCGCTGGGCCCCTGTGGCCGACCTCCTCGGCGCCGGGAGCGTGTTCGGCGCCGACGACGAGCAGTCCGCGACACTGGCCTTCGACCATGCGCGGATCCTCGACGACGGTGTGGAGCGAGCCCGCTCGAAGATCGAGTATTCGTCGCTCGCCACCGCGTTCTGCCCGCCCGAGTTCACGGTGGGCGAGCTGCGGCGGGTGTACGAGGCCGTGTGGGGTGTGGTTCTGGACCCTCGCAACTTTCACCGCAAGGTCACCGGTACACCCGGCTTCCTGGTTCCGTCCGGAGGGACGACGACGCGTCAGGGCGGGCGCCCTGCACAACTGTTCAGGTCGGGTGCGGCCACGGTGCTCAACCCTCCGATGCTGAGGCCGGAGGTCTGA
- a CDS encoding ABC transporter ATP-binding protein translates to MLQAIGLTSAPRRDNPPVVDDLTFEAPPGRVTALLGAPGSGKSTALRLMLELQAGRGVTYFRGRPLHRIGHPAREVGVLLGDVPGHPVRTARGQLRMLCAAAGVPASRADELLEVVGLAGLGDQRIGTLSAGMDRRLGLASALLGDPHTLVLDEPSKGLSPRERSWLHGLLRAHAAEGGTVLHTTSDPKEAARAADRVVTIDDGRLVADQDVADFSRTRLRPRVAVRTPHAARLAAAMSREARASRRSVEVVAEGGSRLSVYGSSCAEVGDAAYRHGVPVHQLADETGDAGPVAVPGQGRPGGAPRIVPPGPASAVAISELPPPIPVRPARGPLRPLRYELRRLFGVRTTVMIMAAALVVSAGLSVVLARSGKAPLSDLLVAWPPLLPLPPAAFAAGLLGALSFGDEFRYPALAAGRGTVPRRLGLLTAKLAVSAGTALLLALLAVLGNAEVLRLAYGGDLVSVPVNAPRMAASWAGLSIGCAWAGLLAAGVFRLTGAGVAAVLAVPVLVVPLVQKLLAGPSARSIAGLPGRLRELAWLQWPYEADRWVMAAVRVVAQPVGLALTLSLSALICAYVFTGLRGKARW, encoded by the coding sequence ATGCTCCAGGCCATCGGACTCACCAGTGCCCCCCGCCGCGACAACCCTCCCGTCGTGGACGACCTGACCTTCGAAGCCCCACCCGGCCGTGTCACCGCCCTGCTCGGTGCTCCCGGGTCCGGGAAGTCCACCGCTCTCCGTCTGATGCTCGAACTCCAAGCGGGGCGTGGCGTCACCTACTTCAGGGGCCGGCCGCTGCATCGCATCGGCCATCCCGCCCGCGAGGTCGGGGTACTCCTCGGAGACGTACCGGGGCACCCGGTACGCACGGCACGCGGGCAGCTCCGCATGCTCTGTGCCGCAGCCGGAGTTCCGGCCTCCCGTGCCGACGAACTGCTCGAGGTGGTCGGGCTCGCGGGACTGGGCGACCAGCGCATCGGCACTCTCTCGGCCGGGATGGACCGTCGCCTCGGCCTCGCCTCGGCCCTGCTCGGCGACCCGCACACCCTTGTACTGGACGAGCCGTCCAAAGGTCTCTCGCCACGTGAAAGGAGCTGGCTCCACGGGCTGCTGCGCGCGCACGCGGCCGAAGGGGGCACGGTGCTGCACACGACGAGTGATCCCAAGGAGGCCGCCCGGGCCGCCGACCGGGTCGTCACCATCGACGACGGCCGGCTCGTCGCGGATCAGGACGTCGCGGATTTCTCCCGCACCCGTCTCCGTCCACGTGTCGCCGTACGGACCCCCCACGCGGCGAGGCTGGCGGCGGCGATGAGCAGGGAGGCGCGGGCCTCCCGGCGTTCGGTCGAGGTCGTGGCCGAGGGAGGCAGCCGGCTGTCGGTGTACGGCAGCAGTTGCGCGGAGGTCGGGGACGCGGCGTACCGGCACGGCGTCCCCGTGCACCAACTCGCCGACGAGACCGGTGACGCGGGCCCCGTCGCGGTCCCCGGACAGGGGCGGCCCGGGGGAGCGCCGAGGATCGTTCCCCCCGGGCCCGCCTCGGCGGTGGCGATCTCGGAACTGCCCCCTCCGATCCCGGTGCGGCCGGCGCGCGGTCCGCTGCGGCCCCTGCGCTACGAACTGCGGCGCCTCTTCGGAGTCAGGACCACCGTCATGATCATGGCTGCCGCGCTCGTGGTCTCGGCGGGTCTCTCCGTGGTGCTGGCCCGGTCCGGAAAGGCGCCTCTCTCCGATCTGCTCGTCGCGTGGCCGCCTCTGCTCCCCCTTCCCCCGGCGGCCTTCGCTGCAGGGCTGCTCGGCGCGCTGTCCTTCGGTGACGAGTTCCGTTACCCGGCGCTCGCCGCGGGGCGCGGCACGGTGCCGCGCCGTCTCGGCCTCCTGACGGCCAAGCTGGCGGTCTCCGCGGGGACGGCGCTCCTGCTCGCCCTGCTCGCCGTACTGGGCAACGCGGAGGTCCTGAGGCTCGCCTACGGGGGAGACTTGGTGTCCGTCCCCGTCAATGCGCCTCGCATGGCGGCTAGTTGGGCGGGGCTCTCGATCGGCTGCGCCTGGGCCGGACTGCTGGCCGCGGGCGTCTTCAGGCTCACCGGGGCAGGCGTCGCCGCGGTTCTCGCGGTACCGGTCCTGGTCGTGCCGCTGGTGCAGAAGCTCCTCGCAGGCCCGTCCGCACGTTCGATCGCGGGACTTCCGGGGCGTCTGCGCGAACTGGCCTGGCTGCAGTGGCCGTACGAAGCCGACCGTTGGGTCATGGCGGCTGTGAGGGTTGTGGCGCAACCCGTGGGCTTGGCGCTCACACTCTCGTTGTCGGCTCTGATCTGCGCATATGTGTTCACCGGCCTGCGTGGGAAGGCTCGTTGGTGA
- a CDS encoding FadR/GntR family transcriptional regulator, giving the protein MSTLAHTMMTAARSADSGLAGSGEIDRYPYTEAPPGERAALRSWGGTDSELGRVGRRGAASRGRGLHGQLVQQLGQMIVSGDLGADRPLVPEEIGQRFEVSRTVVRESLRVLEAKGLVSARPNVGTRVRPVSDWNLLDPDIIEWRAFGPQREDQRRELDDLRWTIEPLAARLAAGHGREDIQQRLSDMIEIMGHAMGQGDAITFSRADAEFHSLLIQAAGNRMLEHLSGIVSAALHVSGGPVTGCDRPAESSIGHHARIAEALASGDGAGAETAMRQLLVGHQERVVPAPREH; this is encoded by the coding sequence GTGAGTACCCTTGCGCATACCATGATGACCGCCGCCCGCTCCGCCGACTCCGGCCTGGCCGGCTCGGGCGAAATCGACCGCTACCCGTACACGGAGGCGCCGCCCGGCGAACGTGCCGCCTTGCGTTCCTGGGGCGGTACCGATTCCGAACTGGGGCGGGTGGGCCGCCGCGGCGCCGCCAGCCGCGGCCGCGGGCTGCACGGTCAACTGGTCCAGCAGCTCGGCCAGATGATCGTTTCGGGTGATCTCGGCGCCGACAGGCCTCTTGTCCCCGAGGAGATCGGGCAGCGTTTCGAGGTCTCCCGCACCGTCGTCAGGGAATCCCTGCGCGTGCTCGAGGCCAAGGGGCTGGTGAGCGCCCGGCCCAACGTGGGCACGCGGGTCCGGCCGGTGAGTGACTGGAATCTGCTGGATCCGGACATCATCGAATGGCGTGCGTTCGGGCCGCAGCGCGAAGACCAGCGCCGTGAACTGGACGACCTCCGGTGGACCATCGAGCCACTCGCCGCCCGGCTGGCGGCCGGACATGGCCGCGAGGACATCCAGCAGCGCCTGAGCGACATGATCGAGATCATGGGGCACGCGATGGGTCAGGGTGACGCCATCACCTTCTCCCGGGCCGATGCGGAGTTCCACTCCCTTCTCATCCAGGCGGCGGGCAACCGCATGCTCGAACACCTCTCCGGCATCGTGTCGGCGGCGCTGCATGTGTCCGGCGGGCCGGTCACGGGTTGTGACAGGCCCGCCGAGTCGTCGATCGGTCATCACGCGCGCATCGCCGAGGCTCTGGCGTCGGGTGACGGCGCCGGGGCGGAGACCGCGATGCGTCAGCTGCTGGTCGGGCACCAGGAGCGGGTGGTTCCCGCGCCCCGCGAGCACTGA
- a CDS encoding RNA polymerase sigma factor: protein MSASTSRTLPPEIAESESVMALIERGKADGQIAGDDVRRAFEADQIPPTQWKNVLRSLNQILEEEGVTLMVSAAESPKRARKSVAAKSPVKRTAAKTVAAKTTVTRTVAASAAPAAESADVAADDAAVAAPAKKTAAKKTVAKKTATKKTAAKKTAAKKSGKQDDELLDGDEAAEEVKAGKGEEEEGEGENKGFVLSDDDEDDAPAQQVAVAGATADPVKDYLKQIGKVPLLNAEQEVELAKRIEAGLFAEDKLANSDKLAPKLKRELEIIAEDGRRAKNHLLEANLRLVVSLAKRYTGRGMLFLDLIQEGNLGLIRAVEKFDYTKGYKFSTYATWWIRQAITRAMADQARTIRIPVHMVEVINKLARVQRQMLQDLGREPTPEELAKELDMTPEKVIEVQKYGREPISLHTPLGEDGDSEFGDLIEDSEAVVPADAVSFTLLQEQLHSVLDTLSEREAGVVSMRFGLTDGQPKTLDEIGKVYGVTRERIRQIESKTMSKLRHPSRSQVLRDYLD, encoded by the coding sequence GTGTCGGCCAGCACATCCCGTACGCTCCCGCCGGAGATCGCCGAGTCCGAGTCTGTGATGGCGCTCATCGAGCGGGGAAAGGCTGATGGGCAGATCGCCGGCGACGACGTGCGTCGGGCCTTCGAGGCTGACCAGATTCCGCCAACCCAGTGGAAGAACGTTCTGCGCAGCCTCAACCAGATCCTCGAGGAAGAGGGTGTGACGCTGATGGTCAGTGCCGCGGAGTCGCCTAAGCGCGCCCGCAAGAGCGTCGCAGCGAAGAGCCCGGTCAAGCGCACCGCCGCCAAGACAGTCGCCGCCAAGACGACCGTGACACGGACCGTCGCGGCGTCCGCCGCCCCGGCGGCCGAGAGCGCGGACGTCGCAGCGGATGACGCTGCCGTTGCCGCTCCTGCGAAGAAGACGGCAGCCAAGAAGACGGTTGCCAAGAAGACCGCCACCAAGAAGACCGCGGCGAAGAAGACCGCCGCGAAGAAGTCCGGCAAGCAGGACGACGAACTGCTCGACGGCGATGAGGCGGCCGAGGAAGTCAAGGCCGGCAAGGGTGAGGAAGAGGAGGGCGAGGGCGAGAACAAGGGCTTCGTCCTCTCCGACGACGACGAGGACGACGCGCCTGCGCAGCAGGTCGCCGTCGCCGGCGCCACGGCCGACCCGGTCAAGGACTACCTGAAGCAGATCGGGAAGGTCCCCCTCCTCAACGCCGAGCAGGAGGTCGAGCTCGCCAAGCGCATCGAGGCCGGCCTGTTCGCCGAGGACAAGCTCGCCAACTCCGACAAGCTCGCACCGAAGCTGAAGCGTGAGCTGGAGATCATCGCCGAGGACGGCCGCCGGGCCAAGAACCACCTGCTGGAGGCCAACCTCCGTCTCGTGGTCTCGCTGGCCAAGCGCTACACGGGCCGCGGCATGCTCTTCCTGGACCTCATCCAGGAGGGCAACCTCGGCCTGATCCGCGCGGTGGAGAAGTTCGACTACACCAAGGGCTACAAGTTCTCCACGTACGCCACCTGGTGGATCCGTCAGGCGATCACCCGGGCCATGGCCGACCAGGCCCGCACCATCCGTATCCCGGTGCACATGGTCGAGGTCATCAACAAGCTCGCACGCGTGCAGCGCCAGATGCTCCAGGACCTGGGCCGCGAGCCCACGCCGGAGGAGCTGGCCAAGGAACTCGACATGACCCCTGAGAAGGTCATCGAGGTCCAGAAGTACGGTCGTGAGCCGATTTCCCTCCACACCCCGCTGGGTGAGGACGGGGACAGCGAGTTCGGTGACCTGATCGAGGACTCCGAGGCCGTCGTGCCGGCCGACGCGGTGAGCTTCACGCTGCTCCAGGAGCAGCTGCACTCCGTGCTCGACACGCTCTCCGAGCGTGAGGCCGGTGTCGTGTCGATGCGCTTCGGTCTCACCGACGGCCAGCCGAAGACCCTGGACGAGATCGGAAAGGTCTACGGGGTGACGCGCGAGCGCATCCGGCAGATCGAGTCGAAGACGATGTCGAAGCTTCGCCACCCGTCGCGCTCGCAGGTGCTGCGGGACTACCTCGACTAG
- a CDS encoding S1 family peptidase — MPRVLARVLPAACTLAIATAVIPLGPPPEAVADSIIIGGKPAAVADSPWVVALSSRARFGGTRAGQFCGGVVIAPTQVMTAAHCLRQDVLGADVSDVGDLRIIAGRDELGGSGGQEIPVRSAWANPAYDPRTNAGDLAVVTLARALPASSVIPMARAGSAAYEPGTAAQVYGWGDTTGYGTYAARLRVASVRVLPDGDCARAYPGGTRGTYDASSMLCAGETTGGRDACQGDSGGPLVARGRLVGLVSWGSGCGSPGSPGVYTRVSSAIRWMAGRS; from the coding sequence ATGCCCCGCGTCCTCGCCCGTGTCCTGCCCGCGGCCTGCACCCTGGCGATAGCCACCGCCGTCATACCGCTCGGCCCCCCGCCCGAAGCGGTGGCCGACAGCATCATCATCGGTGGCAAGCCGGCCGCGGTCGCGGACAGCCCGTGGGTGGTGGCCCTGTCGAGCCGTGCCCGATTCGGGGGAACCCGTGCGGGCCAGTTCTGCGGGGGTGTGGTGATCGCACCCACGCAGGTCATGACCGCGGCCCACTGCCTGCGGCAGGACGTCCTCGGGGCGGATGTCTCCGACGTCGGCGATCTGCGGATCATCGCCGGACGGGACGAACTGGGCGGATCGGGTGGTCAGGAGATCCCGGTGCGGTCCGCATGGGCCAATCCGGCGTACGACCCCCGTACGAACGCCGGCGACCTCGCGGTGGTCACTCTGGCCCGGGCGCTCCCGGCGAGCAGCGTCATCCCGATGGCGCGAGCGGGGAGTGCGGCATACGAGCCCGGTACGGCCGCGCAGGTGTACGGCTGGGGCGACACGACGGGATACGGCACCTACGCGGCCAGGCTGCGCGTCGCTTCGGTGCGGGTGCTGCCGGACGGCGACTGTGCCCGGGCCTACCCCGGCGGCACAAGGGGCACGTACGACGCCTCATCGATGCTCTGCGCCGGTGAAACCACCGGGGGGCGGGACGCGTGCCAGGGGGACAGTGGAGGGCCGCTGGTGGCCCGTGGGCGCCTTGTCGGGCTCGTCTCCTGGGGGAGTGGCTGCGGGAGCCCTGGAAGCCCCGGTGTGTACACCCGTGTCTCGTCGGCGATCCGGTGGATGGCCGGCCGGAGCTGA
- a CDS encoding DUF7455 domain-containing protein — protein sequence MTTVLTPASPLTAADRCDRCGAQAYLRVVLISGGELLFCAHHGRKFEPELKKIAAEIQDETDRLTAVQASSADEEQH from the coding sequence GTGACTACTGTTCTGACCCCCGCGAGCCCGCTGACCGCAGCAGACCGCTGTGACCGTTGCGGCGCCCAGGCATATCTGCGCGTCGTCCTGATCAGCGGCGGTGAACTGCTCTTCTGCGCCCACCACGGTCGCAAGTTCGAGCCGGAACTCAAGAAGATCGCCGCGGAAATACAGGATGAGACGGACCGGCTCACTGCCGTGCAGGCCAGTTCCGCCGACGAGGAACAACACTGA
- a CDS encoding DNA gyrase/topoisomerase IV subunit B, which produces MTADSVPSTALLTGAGGADRDSSNYTARHLLVLEGLEAVRKRPGMYIGSTDSRGLMHCLWEIIDNSVDEALGGYCDSIEVILHDDASVEVRDNGRGIPVDVEPKTGLSGIEVVMTKLHAGGKFGGGSYAASGGLHGVGASVVNALSARLDVEVDRNSATHSISFRRGVPGMFTEQGPDSPFDPSNGLRKGKRVPKARTGTRVRYWADRQIFLKDAKLNLETLYQRARQTAFLVPGLTIVVRDERGIDGEGKTEETFRFDGGISEFCEYLAQDKAVCDVQRLSGTGTFKETVPVLDDRGHMTATEVTRELGVDIALRWGTGYETNVKSFVNIIATPKGGTHVSGFERSLTRTVNEALRSAKLLRVAEDDVVKDDALEGLTAVVTVRLAEPQFEGQTKEVLGTSAANRIVANVVAKELKAFLTSTKRDAKAQARAVLDKAVAAARTRIAARQHKDAQRRKTALESSSLPAKLADCRSDDVERSELFIVEGDSALGTAKLARNSEFQALLPIRGKILNVQKSSVSDMLKNAECGAIIQVIGAGSGRTFDIDAARYGKVIMMTDADVDGSHIRTLLLTLFQRYMRPMVEAGRVFAAVPPLHRIELVQPKKGQDKYIYTYSDNELRQTLLELQRKNVRIKESIQRYKGLGEMDADQLAETTMDPRHRTLRRINIGDLESSEQVFDLLMGNEVAPRKEFITSSAATLDRSRIDV; this is translated from the coding sequence GTGACCGCCGATTCCGTGCCGTCCACTGCGCTGCTGACCGGAGCAGGCGGCGCAGACAGGGACAGCTCCAACTACACCGCGCGGCACCTTCTCGTCCTCGAAGGGCTCGAAGCTGTTCGCAAGCGCCCCGGAATGTACATCGGGTCCACGGACAGCCGCGGACTCATGCACTGCCTCTGGGAGATCATCGACAACTCGGTGGACGAGGCCCTGGGCGGCTACTGCGACTCCATCGAGGTCATTCTCCACGACGACGCCTCCGTCGAGGTGCGCGACAACGGCCGCGGGATTCCCGTGGACGTCGAGCCGAAGACGGGCCTCTCCGGCATCGAGGTCGTCATGACCAAGCTGCACGCCGGTGGCAAGTTCGGCGGCGGCTCCTACGCGGCCTCGGGCGGCCTGCACGGCGTGGGCGCATCCGTCGTGAACGCGCTCTCCGCCCGGCTCGACGTCGAGGTCGACCGCAACAGCGCGACCCACTCCATCAGTTTCCGGCGCGGGGTCCCGGGCATGTTCACCGAGCAGGGCCCCGACAGCCCCTTCGACCCCTCCAACGGCCTCCGCAAGGGCAAGCGGGTGCCCAAGGCGCGTACCGGCACCCGTGTGCGGTACTGGGCCGACCGCCAGATCTTCCTCAAGGACGCCAAGCTCAACCTCGAGACGCTGTACCAGCGGGCACGCCAGACCGCCTTCCTCGTCCCCGGCCTCACCATCGTCGTACGCGACGAGCGGGGCATCGACGGTGAGGGCAAGACGGAGGAGACCTTCCGCTTCGACGGCGGGATCAGCGAGTTCTGCGAGTACCTGGCCCAGGACAAGGCCGTCTGCGACGTGCAGCGGCTGAGCGGGACGGGCACGTTCAAGGAGACCGTGCCCGTGCTCGACGACCGGGGGCACATGACCGCGACGGAGGTCACCCGCGAACTGGGTGTGGACATCGCCCTCCGCTGGGGAACCGGCTACGAAACCAACGTGAAGTCGTTCGTCAACATCATCGCCACCCCCAAGGGCGGCACCCATGTGTCCGGCTTCGAACGCTCACTGACACGGACGGTCAACGAGGCGCTGCGCTCCGCCAAGCTGCTCCGCGTCGCCGAGGACGACGTCGTCAAGGACGACGCCCTCGAAGGCCTCACGGCGGTCGTGACCGTGCGTCTCGCGGAACCGCAGTTCGAGGGCCAGACCAAGGAGGTACTGGGCACCTCCGCGGCCAACCGCATCGTCGCCAACGTCGTCGCCAAGGAGCTCAAGGCCTTCCTGACGTCCACGAAGCGGGACGCCAAGGCCCAGGCCAGGGCGGTCCTGGACAAGGCCGTGGCCGCGGCACGCACACGCATCGCCGCCCGCCAGCACAAGGACGCGCAGCGCCGCAAGACGGCGCTCGAGTCGTCGTCGCTGCCGGCGAAGCTCGCCGACTGCCGCAGCGACGACGTGGAGCGCAGCGAGCTCTTCATCGTCGAGGGCGACTCGGCGCTCGGCACCGCGAAGCTGGCCCGCAACAGCGAGTTCCAGGCCCTGCTGCCCATCCGAGGAAAGATCCTCAACGTCCAGAAGTCGTCCGTCTCGGACATGCTCAAGAACGCCGAGTGCGGTGCCATCATCCAGGTCATAGGAGCTGGATCCGGCCGTACGTTCGACATCGACGCCGCGCGCTACGGCAAGGTGATCATGATGACGGACGCCGACGTCGACGGATCGCACATCCGCACCCTGCTGCTCACGCTCTTCCAGCGCTACATGCGGCCCATGGTCGAGGCGGGGCGGGTCTTCGCGGCGGTGCCGCCGCTGCACCGGATCGAGCTGGTCCAGCCCAAGAAGGGCCAGGACAAGTACATCTACACGTACTCCGACAACGAACTCCGCCAGACGCTGCTGGAACTGCAGCGGAAGAACGTCCGGATCAAGGAATCGATCCAGCGGTACAAGGGTCTCGGCGAGATGGACGCGGACCAGCTCGCGGAGACCACGATGGACCCGCGCCACCGCACTCTGCGGCGCATCAACATCGGGGATCTGGAATCGTCCGAGCAGGTCTTCGACCTGCTGATGGGCAACGAGGTCGCGCCGCGCAAGGAGTTCATCACGAGCTCGGCGGCCACGCTGGACCGCTCGCGCATCGACGTCTGA